A stretch of Desulfurivibrio alkaliphilus AHT 2 DNA encodes these proteins:
- a CDS encoding ATP-binding protein encodes MGILLPGLTIEEIKQGTSRIRNPVIARVFKELSLIEQWGTGVRRIFTEARALGLPEPKIEEIGLRLRFTVYLAEPHRIQVGETKSRPRPESGVESGVESGVESKMAVMVLSFVKKESLSKSEMAKRLGKAKPTRYLNDLIARLLREGYVAYTIPDKPNSRLQKYRLTRKGRELLEGNQP; translated from the coding sequence ATGGGCATTCTCCTGCCCGGCCTGACCATCGAGGAGATCAAACAAGGCACTTCCCGTATTCGTAATCCGGTTATCGCCCGCGTTTTCAAAGAACTCAGCCTGATCGAACAGTGGGGCACCGGTGTGCGCCGCATATTTACCGAAGCGCGGGCACTGGGCCTGCCTGAACCCAAAATTGAAGAAATCGGCCTGCGCCTGCGCTTTACCGTTTATCTGGCAGAGCCGCACCGCATTCAGGTTGGCGAGACAAAGAGCCGGCCAAGGCCAGAGTCGGGGGTAGAGTCAGGGGTAGAGTCAGGGGTAGAGTCGAAGATGGCCGTAATGGTTCTTTCGTTTGTGAAAAAAGAATCTCTTTCTAAGTCTGAAATGGCAAAGCGGCTTGGTAAGGCCAAGCCAACCCGTTATCTCAATGACCTGATTGCCAGACTGTTGCGCGAAGGATATGTGGCATACACCATCCCCGACAAACCTAACAGCCGCCTACAAAAATACCGGCTAACCCGGAAAGGAAGGGAATTGCTGGAGGGAAACCAGCCATAG